The proteins below come from a single Gordonia sp. X0973 genomic window:
- a CDS encoding replication-associated recombination protein A: MDHLFESETEASQHAPPAPAASAPLAVRMRPQTLDDVVGQEHLLRPGSPLHRLVEGSGAASVLLYGPPGTGKTTMASLISRATGGRFEALSALSAGVKEVRAVIDLARRRLIAGEQTVLFIDEVHRFSKNQQDALLDAVENRIVLLVAATTENPSFSVVAPLLSRSLVLALQPLSEAEIGTVIDRAVAAPQGLAGRVRLDDQARDHLIAVAGGDARRALTALEAAAAGVLAGMPSEVSDEPDAEPAALRVADVEAAIDQAAVRYDRDGDQHYDVVSAFIKSIRGSDVDAALHYLARMITAGEDPRFIARRLMIHASEDIGMADPTALTAAVNAAQVVALVGLPEARLALAQATIHLATAPKSNGVVAAIGAAMADISAGRIGSVPSHLRDGHYAGAKDLGHAVGYRYPHDDPDGVVAQQYPPDELVGVDYYAPTGRGTEQQLSARVPRLRAIIRRLRP; this comes from the coding sequence ATGGACCACCTGTTCGAGTCGGAGACCGAGGCGTCGCAACACGCCCCGCCCGCGCCCGCTGCCTCCGCACCGCTGGCGGTGCGGATGCGGCCGCAGACCCTCGACGACGTCGTCGGCCAGGAACACCTGCTGCGGCCCGGCTCGCCGCTGCACCGGCTGGTCGAGGGCTCCGGGGCGGCGTCGGTGCTGCTCTACGGACCGCCCGGCACCGGCAAGACGACGATGGCCTCGTTGATCTCCCGCGCCACCGGCGGACGGTTCGAGGCGCTCTCGGCGCTCTCGGCCGGTGTGAAGGAGGTGCGGGCCGTCATCGACCTGGCCCGTCGCCGTTTGATCGCCGGTGAGCAGACCGTGCTGTTCATCGACGAGGTCCACCGGTTCTCCAAGAACCAGCAGGACGCCCTGCTCGACGCGGTGGAGAACCGGATCGTCCTGTTGGTCGCGGCCACCACGGAGAACCCGTCGTTCTCGGTGGTCGCGCCGTTGCTGTCGCGATCGTTGGTCCTGGCCCTGCAGCCGCTGTCGGAGGCGGAGATCGGCACGGTCATCGACCGGGCGGTCGCCGCACCGCAGGGCTTGGCGGGCCGGGTGCGCCTCGACGATCAGGCGCGCGACCACTTGATCGCCGTGGCCGGCGGGGATGCGCGCCGCGCCCTCACCGCGTTGGAGGCGGCTGCCGCCGGGGTCCTCGCGGGCATGCCGTCGGAAGTGTCGGACGAGCCGGATGCCGAGCCCGCCGCACTGCGGGTCGCCGACGTCGAGGCGGCGATCGACCAGGCCGCGGTGCGCTACGACCGGGACGGCGATCAGCACTATGACGTCGTCAGTGCGTTCATCAAGTCCATCCGCGGCTCCGACGTGGATGCCGCGCTGCACTATCTCGCGCGGATGATCACCGCGGGGGAGGACCCCCGGTTCATCGCGCGGCGGTTGATGATCCACGCCAGCGAGGACATCGGGATGGCCGATCCCACCGCGCTGACGGCGGCGGTGAACGCCGCCCAGGTCGTCGCGCTGGTCGGCCTGCCCGAGGCGAGACTCGCCCTGGCGCAGGCGACCATCCACCTGGCGACCGCGCCGAAGTCCAACGGGGTCGTGGCCGCCATCGGGGCGGCGATGGCCGACATCTCCGCCGGTCGGATCGGGTCGGTGCCGTCACATCTGCGCGACGGACACTATGCGGGCGCCAAGGATCTCGGCCACGCGGTCGGCTACCGGTATCCGCACGACGACCCGGACGGGGTGGTGGCCCAGCAGTATCCGCCCGACGAGTTGGTGGGCGTCGACTATTACGCGCCGACCGGCCGCGGCACCGAACAGCAGCTGTCGGCCCGGGTGCCCCGCCTGCGGGCGATCATCCGCCGCCTGCGCCCCTGA
- the alaS gene encoding alanine--tRNA ligase translates to MQTHEIRKRFLDHFIASGHTEVPSAPLVLDDPNLMFVNAGMVPFKPYFLGEQTPPFARATSVQKCVRTLDIEEVGITTRHNTFFQMAGNFSFGDYFKREAIEFAWSLLTSPVADGGYGIDPGRLWPTVYLDDDEAESIWRDEIGVPAERIQRRGRKDNYWSMGVPGPCGPCSEIFYDRGPEYGQEGGPEVDEDRYIEIWNLVFMQNERGEGGAKEDYEILGPLPKRNIDTGMGIERVACILQGVDNVYETDLLKPIIDRAVELTGRAYGAGGETGASDDVKFRVIADHTRTAAMLIGDGVLPGNEGRGYVLRRLLRRIVRSARLLGATGPTMGAFVDTAVDVMAPSYPELAGARERIRTVAVGEEETFAKTLSAGSALFADAAAETKAASSDRISGAAAFTLHDTYGFPIDLTLEMAAEAGLAVDSDGFAELMAQQRKRAKEDANARKTGHADLSVYREFIDAHPTTFVGFDELVSEARVLAVVSAGSRVGRAGAGTEVEIVLDRTPLYAEGGGQLADIGTITTSSGVRVAVSDVQKAGKSVWLHRGVVETGEIAEGDEVIASVDPQWRHGATQGHSGTHMVHAALRQVLGPTATQAGSLNKPGYLRFDFHANGPLSEEQRHEIEEISNGAVEANYPVNTFETGFDEAKAMGAMALFGENYGDVVRVVEIGGPFSMELCGGTHVGTSSQIGPITLIGESSVGSGIRRVEAYVGMDSFRHLSTERALLAGLASSLKVPSAEVPGRVEQLVTRLRDAEREVARLRAEQARAATSDLLDSAQQVAGVDVIGGRIADGLDANELRELAADLRSRARSDKAVVVLFSASPGEDGAADKVPFVIATTPGARDAGVGAGVLVKEIAPLVGGRGGGKPDLAQGAGTDADGISAAMAKITGLLADR, encoded by the coding sequence GTGCAGACGCACGAGATCCGCAAGCGATTCCTGGACCATTTCATCGCATCCGGCCACACCGAGGTCCCGAGTGCGCCCCTGGTCCTCGACGACCCGAATCTGATGTTCGTCAACGCGGGCATGGTGCCGTTCAAGCCCTACTTCCTGGGCGAGCAGACCCCGCCCTTCGCGCGGGCGACCAGCGTGCAGAAGTGCGTGCGGACCCTCGACATCGAGGAAGTCGGCATCACCACGCGCCACAACACCTTCTTCCAGATGGCGGGCAACTTCTCCTTCGGCGACTACTTCAAGCGAGAGGCCATCGAGTTCGCCTGGTCGCTGCTCACCAGCCCGGTCGCCGACGGCGGCTACGGGATCGACCCGGGCCGCCTCTGGCCGACCGTCTACCTCGACGACGACGAGGCCGAGTCGATCTGGCGCGACGAGATCGGCGTGCCCGCCGAGCGGATCCAGCGCCGCGGGCGCAAGGACAACTACTGGTCGATGGGCGTTCCCGGGCCGTGCGGGCCCTGTTCGGAGATCTTCTACGACCGGGGCCCCGAGTACGGGCAGGAGGGCGGTCCCGAGGTCGACGAGGACCGCTACATCGAGATCTGGAATCTCGTCTTCATGCAGAACGAGCGCGGTGAGGGCGGCGCGAAGGAGGACTACGAGATCCTCGGTCCGCTGCCCAAGCGCAACATCGACACCGGCATGGGCATCGAGCGCGTCGCCTGCATCCTGCAGGGCGTCGACAACGTCTACGAGACCGATCTGCTCAAGCCGATCATCGACCGCGCCGTCGAACTGACCGGCCGCGCCTACGGGGCGGGCGGGGAGACCGGTGCATCCGACGACGTGAAATTCCGCGTCATCGCCGATCACACGAGGACCGCCGCGATGCTGATCGGCGACGGCGTGCTGCCGGGCAACGAGGGACGCGGATACGTGCTGCGCCGATTGCTGCGCAGGATCGTCCGATCGGCCCGCCTGCTGGGCGCCACCGGCCCGACGATGGGCGCCTTCGTCGACACCGCGGTCGACGTGATGGCGCCGTCGTACCCGGAACTCGCCGGGGCGCGGGAGCGGATCCGCACCGTCGCGGTCGGCGAGGAGGAGACCTTCGCGAAGACGCTGTCGGCGGGCTCGGCCTTGTTCGCCGATGCCGCGGCCGAGACCAAGGCGGCCAGTAGCGACCGGATCAGCGGCGCGGCCGCCTTCACCCTGCACGACACCTACGGCTTCCCGATCGACCTCACCCTGGAGATGGCGGCCGAGGCCGGGCTGGCGGTCGATTCCGACGGTTTCGCCGAACTCATGGCACAGCAGCGCAAGCGGGCCAAGGAGGACGCGAACGCGCGCAAGACCGGCCACGCCGATCTCTCCGTGTACCGGGAGTTCATCGACGCCCACCCGACGACCTTCGTCGGGTTCGACGAACTGGTCAGCGAGGCCCGGGTGCTGGCCGTCGTCTCGGCGGGCAGTCGCGTGGGCCGCGCCGGTGCGGGAACCGAGGTCGAGATCGTGCTGGACCGCACGCCGCTGTACGCCGAGGGCGGCGGTCAGTTGGCCGACATCGGCACGATCACCACCAGTTCCGGCGTCCGGGTGGCCGTCTCCGACGTCCAGAAGGCCGGCAAGTCGGTGTGGCTGCACCGCGGCGTCGTCGAGACGGGTGAGATCGCCGAGGGCGACGAGGTCATCGCCTCGGTCGATCCCCAGTGGCGCCACGGCGCCACGCAGGGGCACTCGGGCACCCACATGGTGCATGCCGCGCTGCGCCAGGTGCTCGGTCCGACGGCGACCCAGGCCGGTTCGTTGAACAAACCCGGCTACCTGCGCTTCGACTTCCATGCGAATGGTCCGTTGAGCGAGGAACAGCGTCACGAGATCGAGGAGATCTCCAACGGCGCGGTCGAGGCCAACTATCCGGTCAACACCTTCGAGACCGGTTTCGACGAGGCCAAGGCGATGGGTGCGATGGCGCTCTTCGGCGAGAACTACGGCGACGTGGTCCGCGTCGTGGAGATCGGCGGCCCGTTCTCGATGGAACTGTGCGGCGGAACCCACGTCGGGACGTCGTCGCAGATCGGGCCGATCACGCTGATCGGCGAGTCCTCGGTCGGATCGGGGATCCGGCGCGTCGAGGCCTACGTCGGCATGGACTCCTTCCGCCACCTGTCCACCGAGCGCGCCCTGCTCGCGGGTCTCGCTTCCTCGCTCAAGGTGCCCAGTGCCGAGGTCCCCGGTCGCGTGGAGCAATTGGTGACCCGGTTGCGCGACGCCGAGCGCGAGGTGGCCCGGTTGCGCGCCGAGCAGGCCAGGGCGGCAACGTCGGACCTGCTCGACTCGGCCCAGCAGGTGGCCGGCGTCGACGTGATCGGCGGCCGGATCGCCGACGGACTCGACGCCAACGAGCTGCGCGAGCTGGCCGCGGACCTGCGGAGCCGGGCCCGCTCGGACAAGGCCGTCGTGGTCCTGTTCTCGGCGAGCCCGGGCGAGGACGGGGCGGCGGACAAGGTCCCCTTCGTCATCGCGACGACGCCGGGTGCGCGCGATGCGGGCGTGGGCGCGGGGGTGCTGGTCAAGGAAATCGCCCCGCTGGTCGGCGGGCGCGGCGGCGGCAAGCCGGATCTGGCGCAGGGCGCCGGAACCGACGCCGACGGCATCTCGGCCGCGATGGCGAAGATCACCGGACTGCTGGCGGATCGCTGA
- the ruvX gene encoding Holliday junction resolvase RuvX gives MAHPGGRRIGIDVGTVRVGVAVCDPDGILATPVETVARAGKGGRPSSADDEAAIARLADLVAEYEAVAVIVGLPRDLRGEEALAAQAVRAFADKLARAIAPVPLEFVDERMTTVAASRSLRAAGRDSRGARGVIDQAAAVAILQGWLDGVR, from the coding sequence ATGGCGCACCCGGGCGGGCGCAGAATCGGGATCGATGTCGGCACCGTCCGCGTCGGGGTCGCGGTCTGCGATCCCGACGGCATCCTGGCCACGCCGGTCGAGACGGTGGCCCGCGCGGGCAAAGGGGGACGCCCGAGCAGCGCCGACGACGAGGCGGCCATCGCCCGGCTCGCCGATCTGGTGGCCGAGTACGAGGCGGTCGCCGTGATCGTCGGACTGCCGCGCGATCTGCGCGGGGAGGAGGCGCTCGCCGCGCAGGCGGTCCGCGCATTCGCCGACAAACTCGCACGCGCGATCGCTCCGGTGCCGCTCGAGTTCGTCGACGAACGCATGACGACGGTCGCCGCCAGCCGGTCCCTGCGCGCGGCGGGGCGGGATTCACGCGGCGCGCGCGGTGTCATAGATCAAGCCGCGGCGGTGGCGATTCTGCAAGGATGGTTGGATGGCGTCCGGTAG